The following nucleotide sequence is from Alkalihalobacillus sp. LMS39.
AATGGTCCATAACAACGCTTCATGTTTTGTAGGTTTCTTTTTTCTCATATTGACCTACCAGTTCAAAAAAAGTATTTTGTTTTTTTGCAATAGAAATTTCGGATTATATGTATTTTTCCTCCACGTTTTCTTACCTTTTGTTTCACCTCCTATTCTTAATACATGAAAACGCCTCACCTCTAAGATGTGTTCCATCCTATTCTCTCCCTTTACTTAGTTGATAATGTTAGGATTTGTAAATTTTCCTTTTTTCATACTGTTGACTTCTTCCAGTTTTTAATTACTTTTTTTAACAATCTTACACAATCCTTTACGCCTTCTTCATTGACTGTTTTTCTTGCTAGCAGTACGATCAAAGTGACTAAGTAGTCATTTTGTTAAAAAGGAGTATTCTTATGGACAATTTTAAGCAATGGAAAGACTTTCTGTTACCATATAAATTTGCCCTTGATGAATTACAAACAAAAATAAACATCATAGCTGAAGAAGCAAAATTTATGAATGACTATAACCCAATGGAACATATTAAAACCCGCCTAAAAACACCTCAAAGTATTATGCAAAAGCTAAAACGAAAAAATATAGAGCCTACTCTTAAAAATGCAAAAATGAAGCTTTTTGATATTGCCGGATTACGCATCGTATGTCCATTTACTACCGATATTTACATTATCCATCACCAGTTATTGAAAAGAACCGATATCAATGTTGTTGAAGTAAAAGATTATATCCGCTTCCCTAAACCAAACGGATACCAAAGTTTACATATGATTATCAAGGTTCCGATTACGCTCTCTACTGGTGTTGAACATGTTTATGCAGAAATACAGCTACGAACGTTAGCAATGGATTTTTGGGCTAGTATTGAACATAAAATTTTTTATAAATACGGAAAAGCCATTCCGGCATACCTTGAAAAAGAATTAAAAGAAGCCGCTCATACTGCAAATTTAATGGATATAAAAATGAAACGGATTCATGAGGAAGTAAAATTAATGAAACAAGAAAACGAT
It contains:
- a CDS encoding GTP pyrophosphokinase family protein, whose product is MDNFKQWKDFLLPYKFALDELQTKINIIAEEAKFMNDYNPMEHIKTRLKTPQSIMQKLKRKNIEPTLKNAKMKLFDIAGLRIVCPFTTDIYIIHHQLLKRTDINVVEVKDYIRFPKPNGYQSLHMIIKVPITLSTGVEHVYAEIQLRTLAMDFWASIEHKIFYKYGKAIPAYLEKELKEAAHTANLMDIKMKRIHEEVKLMKQENDDEVYLYLQQP